From the genome of Drosophila melanogaster chromosome 2L, one region includes:
- the crok gene encoding crooked, whose amino-acid sequence MKTLEKYILFAIVLCCLLQLGQAIKCWDCRSDNDPKCGDPFDNSTLAITDCQQAPELEHLKGVRPTMCRKIRQKVHGEWRYFRSCAYMGEPGIEGDERFCLMRTGSYNIFMEFCTCNSKDGCNSAGIHRLGLMGVLTGTLLSVIVAHLLRQ is encoded by the exons ATGAAAACACTGGAGAAATATATCCTATTCGCCATCGTGctctgctgcctgctgcaaTTGG GCCAGGCGATCAAATGTTGGGACTGTCGCAGCGATAACGATCCCAAATGCGGGGATCCTTTTGACAACAGCACGCTGGCCATCACCGATTGCCAACAGGCGCCGGAGCTGGAGCATCTGAAGGGCGTGCGACCGACAATGTGTCGCAAGATCCGGCAGAAGGTGCACGGTGAATGGCGCTACTTTCGCAGCTGCGCCTACATGGGCGAGCCGGGCATCGAGGGCGACGAACGCTTCTGCCTGATGCGCACTGGCAGCTACAACATCTTCATGGAGTTCTGCACGTGCAACAGCAAGGACGGCTGCAACTCGGCGGGCATCCATAGGCTAGGACTGATGGGCGTCCTAACTGGCACACTGCTCTCGGTGATTGTGGCTCATCTTCTGCGGCAATAG
- the CG6583 gene encoding uncharacterized protein encodes MNVLLRCTFLLLTLAICGSWAIRCYQCSSDQDRKGHDSCGAYKRFNRTEHISIECNSDESHMPGSFCMKVVQQGPRGFIWDGRWRQVIRRCASVSDTGVVGVCNWGVYENGVYWEECYCSSDSCNGSSLVQMHGSLQLLLGLLLIGVASRIFRS; translated from the exons atgaatgtcCTGCTCCGTTGTACGTTCCTGCTGCTCACCCTGGCCATATGTG GCAGCTGGGCCATTCGATGCTACCAGTGCTCCTCCGACCAGGATCGCAAGGGACACGACAGCTGTGGCGCCTACAAGAGATTCAACCGCACCGAGCACATTTCCATTGAGTGCAACAGCGACGAGAGCCACATGCCAGGATCCTTCTGCATGAAGGTGGTGCAGCAGGGACCGAGAGGATTCATCT GGGACGGTCGTTGGCGCCAGGTGATCCGACGATGTGCATCCGTTTCCGATACCGGAGTGGTTGGCGTCTGTAACTGGGGAGTCTACGAAAACGGAGTGTACTGGGAGGAGTGCTACTGCTCCAGCGACAGCTGCAATGGTTCCAGCTTAGTTCAAATGCACGGATCCCTGCAGCTTCTGTTGGGACTCCTGTTGATTGGCGTTGCCTCCAGAATATTTAGAAGTTAA
- the ZnT33D gene encoding zinc transporter 33D, isoform C: protein MSKKSLKRQDEHTKDNDCEEEDEEELQAAIREMVKIPDIDIIPRKSSESVREKESTGNVLKKNHDERGSQTGDGKDTTSKTRQKKLESDDSWAALLRKRFAWTKDNKTDAVNQNIPNTKGSSKDFTENKGSGNKHSTVTSNEKLIRSEYYENSQTKSDAIKSLSNNQLSEESPEFLNKLRRIEEASKPKTWKRPTPVVLKSNQNYSANKNSENALDAKPQTATNTEETHGCINILKVPFQSNLYYVPEKPSRQDKGSGTSDFQPGAPETPIVENSAVDSDRKAVEIMPENVKNSEEKKIDNSDSTKTVTITGHSHITAKWDGHCHFKERETGVDKAARRVLIIACILCTIFLILEVIGGILSNSLAIATDAAHLLTDLASFLISISALHLAGRPSSERLNYGWHRAEVIGAMVSIFFIWVVTGERHPRVHGHNAMG, encoded by the exons ATGAGTAAAAAATCGCTTAAGAGGCAAGATGAGCACACAAAAGATAATGATTGTGAGGAAGAAGACGAGGAGGAATTACAGGCGGCAATTAGGGAAATGGTCAAGATTCCCGATATTGATATAATACCCAGAAAGAGTAGCGAAAGTGTAAGGGAAAAAGAGTCGACTGGAAATGTACTTAAGAAAAATCATGATGAACGTGGATCGCAAACGGGTGATGGAAAAGATACAACTTCAAAAACGAGGCAAAAGAAGTTAGAAAGCGATGATAGTTGGGCAGCACTTCTTCGGAAAAGGTTTGCTTGGACAAAGGACAATAAAACGGATGCAGTTAATCAAAATATACCTAATACTAAAGGGTCCTCAAAGGATTTTACAGAAAATAAAGGAAGTGGAAACAAACATTCTACAGTTACCTCTAACGAAAAGCTGATACGATCGGAATATTATGAGAATTCTCAAACAAAATCTGATGCAATCAAATCActttcaaataatcagttgAGTGAAGAATCGCCGGAGTTTCTGAACAAATTAAGACGAATCGAAGAGGCATCGAAGCCTAAAACTTGGAAGAGGCCAACGCCAGTAGttttgaaatcaaatcaaaattattccGCCAACAAAAACAGTGAAAATGCGTTGGATGCGAAGCCACAAACTGCTACGAATACTGAAGAAACGCATGggtgtataaatattttaaaggtTCCCTTCCAAAGCAATTTATATTATGTTCCAGAAAAGCCATCACGCCAGGATAAGGGTTCTGGAACATCGGACTTTCAACCAGGAGCTCCGGAAACACCAATTGTTGAAAACTCCGCCGTGGACTCCGATCGAAAAGCCGTTGAAATTATGccagaaaatgtaaaaaattcggaagagaaaaaaattgacaattcCGATTCGACGAAAACTGTCACAATTACAGGACATTCGCATATAACCGCCAAATGGGATGGCCACTGTCATTTCAAGGAGAGGGAAACTGGTGTTGACAAGGCCGCCAGGCGAGTTTTAATAATCGCCTGCATTCTGTGCACCATCTTCCTGATACTCGAAGTCATCGGAGGCATTTTGTCCAATAGCCTGGCGATTGCCACAGATGCCGCACATTTGCTGACGGATCTGGCCTCGTTTCTCATTTCGATTTCTGCACTTCATTTGGCTGGCAGACCCTCATCGGAGCGTCTGAACTACGGATGGCATCGGGCTGAGGTCATTGGGGCCATGGTATCCATATTCTTCATCTGGGTAGTCACAGGTGAACG GCATCCTCGTGTACATGGCCATAATGCGATGGGTTAA
- the atilla gene encoding atilla, isoform B gives MLKQVIFVLLIAVCTMHSASAIKCYQCKSLTDPNCAKDKIDSASNIRAVDCDSVPKPNTMEQLQPVTRCNKVVTSDRAGTIVSRDCHFESIGQKDNECTVTHSRQVESCYTCKGDLCNASGAGRFVAVSATALLAILALNLSL, from the exons ATGCTGAAACAAGTGATTTTCGTGCTCCTCATCGCCGTGTGCACAATGCACAGTG CATCGGCCATCAAGTGTTATCAGTGCAAATCCCTCACGGATCCCAACTGCGCCAAGGACAAGATCGATTCTGCCTCTAACATCCGCGCCGTGGATTGCGACAGTGTGCCCAAGCCCAACACCAtggagcaactgcagccaGTGACCAGGTGCAACAAGGTGGTCACCAGCG ACCGCGCTGGAACGATTGTGTCCCGCGACTGCCACTTCGAGTCCATCGGGCAGAAGGACAACGAATGCACGGTGACCCACAGCCGGCAGGTGGAGAGCTGCTACACCTGCAAGGGTGACCTGTGCAACGCATCCGGAGCAGGCCGCTTTGTGGCGGTCAGTGCAACGGCTCTCCTGGCGATCCTCGCCCTCAACTTGAGCCTGTGA
- the ZnT33D gene encoding zinc transporter 33D, isoform B → MSKKSLKRQDEHTKDNDCEEEDEEELQAAIREMVKIPDIDIIPRKSSESVREKESTGNVLKKNHDERGSQTGDGKDTTSKTRQKKLESDDSWAALLRKRFAWTKDNKTDAVNQNIPNTKGSSKDFTENKGSGNKHSTVTSNEKLIRSEYYENSQTKSDAIKSLSNNQLSEESPEFLNKLRRIEEASKPKTWKRPTPVVLKSNQNYSANKNSENALDAKPQTATNTEETHGCINILKVPFQSNLYYVPEKPSRQDKGSGTSDFQPGAPETPIVENSAVDSDRKAVEIMPENVKNSEEKKIDNSDSTKTVTITGHSHITAKWDGHCHFKERETGVDKAARRVLIIACILCTIFLILEVIGGILSNSLAIATDAAHLLTDLASFLISISALHLAGRPSSERLNYGWHRAEVIGAMVSIFFIWVVTGILVYMAIMRWVNQDFELDAKIMLITSALAILFNVIMAMQLQHGHSHSLPGVHKMSKDAGSVLGSKMILLLGKSVSMQYAAKGHENINVRAAIIHVVGDIIQSFGVFVAALIIFFWPEWAFMDSVCTFVFSVLVLVVTFKILRDVLMVLMEATPDFMDYEEVKQTFLSISGVEHVHNLRIWALSINKVALSAHLAISKDADPQLILEEATTLIHKRFKFFETTIQIEEYSPGMENCGQCLSPSDKSGKRKSSDPEKGEGKAGRKRGSDVGKIKNHSGSE, encoded by the exons ATGAGTAAAAAATCGCTTAAGAGGCAAGATGAGCACACAAAAGATAATGATTGTGAGGAAGAAGACGAGGAGGAATTACAGGCGGCAATTAGGGAAATGGTCAAGATTCCCGATATTGATATAATACCCAGAAAGAGTAGCGAAAGTGTAAGGGAAAAAGAGTCGACTGGAAATGTACTTAAGAAAAATCATGATGAACGTGGATCGCAAACGGGTGATGGAAAAGATACAACTTCAAAAACGAGGCAAAAGAAGTTAGAAAGCGATGATAGTTGGGCAGCACTTCTTCGGAAAAGGTTTGCTTGGACAAAGGACAATAAAACGGATGCAGTTAATCAAAATATACCTAATACTAAAGGGTCCTCAAAGGATTTTACAGAAAATAAAGGAAGTGGAAACAAACATTCTACAGTTACCTCTAACGAAAAGCTGATACGATCGGAATATTATGAGAATTCTCAAACAAAATCTGATGCAATCAAATCActttcaaataatcagttgAGTGAAGAATCGCCGGAGTTTCTGAACAAATTAAGACGAATCGAAGAGGCATCGAAGCCTAAAACTTGGAAGAGGCCAACGCCAGTAGttttgaaatcaaatcaaaattattccGCCAACAAAAACAGTGAAAATGCGTTGGATGCGAAGCCACAAACTGCTACGAATACTGAAGAAACGCATGggtgtataaatattttaaaggtTCCCTTCCAAAGCAATTTATATTATGTTCCAGAAAAGCCATCACGCCAGGATAAGGGTTCTGGAACATCGGACTTTCAACCAGGAGCTCCGGAAACACCAATTGTTGAAAACTCCGCCGTGGACTCCGATCGAAAAGCCGTTGAAATTATGccagaaaatgtaaaaaattcggaagagaaaaaaattgacaattcCGATTCGACGAAAACTGTCACAATTACAGGACATTCGCATATAACCGCCAAATGGGATGGCCACTGTCATTTCAAGGAGAGGGAAACTGGTGTTGACAAGGCCGCCAGGCGAGTTTTAATAATCGCCTGCATTCTGTGCACCATCTTCCTGATACTCGAAGTCATCGGAGGCATTTTGTCCAATAGCCTGGCGATTGCCACAGATGCCGCACATTTGCTGACGGATCTGGCCTCGTTTCTCATTTCGATTTCTGCACTTCATTTGGCTGGCAGACCCTCATCGGAGCGTCTGAACTACGGATGGCATCGGGCTGAGGTCATTGGGGCCATGGTATCCATATTCTTCATCTGGGTAGTCACAG GCATCCTCGTGTACATGGCCATAATGCGATGGGTTAACCAAGATTTCGAACTGGATGCCAAGATAATGCTGATCACATCGGCACTGGCTATACTATTTAATGTGATCATGGCCATGCAGTTGCAACACGGCCATTCGCACTCTCTGCCAGGAGTCCACAAAATGTCAAAGGACGCAGGATCGGTGCTAGGAAGTAAGATGATCTTATTGTTGGGAAAATCCGTTTCCATGCAGTATGCGGCAAAGGGGCATGAGAACATCAATGTCCGAGCTGCTATCATCCACGTGGTTGGTGATATCATCCAGAGTTTTGGCGTTTTCGTTGCCGCCCTGATAATATTCTTTTGGCCGGAATGGGCCTTCATGGATTCGGTTTGCACATTTGTCTTTTCAGTGCTGGTTCTTGTCGTTACGTTCAAAATCTTAAGGGACGTCCTCATGGTTCTGATGGAGGCCACGCCCGATTTTATGGATTACGAGGAGGTGAAACAGACATTTTTGTCCATTTCGGGTGTGGAGCATGTGCATAACCTGAGGATATGGGCTCTGTCCATCAATAAGGTGGCTTTATCCGCTCATTTGGCCATTTCCAAGGATGCCGATCCCCAGCTGATTCTCGAGGAGGCCACCACTCTGATTCACAAGCGCTTCAAATTCTTCGAGACAACCATACAAATTGAGGAGTATTCGCCAGGCATGGAGAACTGCGGGCAATGTTTGAGCCCTTCGgataaaagtggaaaacggAAATCCTCGGATCCGGAAAAGGGCGAAGGAAAAGCTGGCCGCAAAAGAGGATCTGATGTGGGAAAAATTAAGAATCACTCGGGATCTGAATGA
- the CG17217 gene encoding uncharacterized protein: protein MRQQLLDEEFENLRRVALAICENLGRPKDREICRSTLEDLAKFRQGSSIRIKENVHKFLMFYLKVLRWSYKNQPTDLYRKWYGQNFGKDPKSAPSAGNSEDEQRVWLEEGKSFYAMKTFEDGSTVVYSAVVKDARAGWSENGLKTLMETQVGCALNRNEN, encoded by the exons ATGAGACAGCAGCTGCTGGACGAGGAGTTCGAGAATCTGCGTCGCGTAGCGCTGGCCATATGCGAGAATCTCGGGAGACCAAAAGATCGGGAGATATGTCGAAGCACTCTAGAAGATCTGGCCAAGTTCCGCCAGGGATCGTCGATTAGGATTAAGGAGAATGTGCATAAGTTCCTGATGTTCTATCTAAAAGTTCTGAGATGGTCGTACAAGAATCAGCCAACGGATCTATATCGCAAATGg TATGGACAAAACTTTGGCAAGGACCCAAAGTCTGCCCCATCGGCCGGCAATTCCGAGGATGAACAGCGTGTTTGGTTGGAGGAGGGCAAGTCCTTTTACGCCATGAAAACATTTGAAGATGGCTCCACAGTTGTTTACTCAGCGGTGGTTAAGGATGCGAGAGCTGGTTGGTCGGAAAATGGTCTGAAAACTCTGATGGAAACGCAAGTGGGCTGCGCTTtgaatcgaaatgaaaattga
- the CG31861 gene encoding uncharacterized protein, which translates to MGKSTGSSFKPVKRLNRKIKEPVSPKLSANQNVTPTRRIKRINTPVAVDPSPSPSVVARRARTSAALKSFINKYRREHPGKLRAEVVSIWRKMSVEEKQAFQRIGTIQETPTHVHFEEEEVPVPISNDVIDIVEVSPPIPERNPSIFRYFLNAINRALHMFY; encoded by the coding sequence ATGGGAAAGTCTACTGGATCGTCGTTTAAGCCCGTCAAGCGTCTCAATAGAAAAATTAAAGAACCTGTTTCTCCAAAACTATCTGCCAACCAAAATGTTACTCCCACCAGGCGGATTAAACGAATCAATACTCCGGTGGCTGTCgatccaagtccaagtccatcGGTGGTGGCGCGTCGAGCTCGTACCAGTGCGGCATTAAAGAGTTTTATTAACAAATACAGGAGAGAACATCCTGGAAAGCTGCGCGCTGAGGTCGTCTCCATTTGGCGCAAAATGAGCGTCGAAGAAAAGCAAGCCTTTCAAAGAATCGGCACAATTCAAGAAACTCCAACACACGTGCATTTTGAGGAGGAGGAAGTTCCTGTACCCATTTCCAATGATGTTATAGATATAGTTGAAGTTAGCCCACCGATACCGGAGAGAAACCCCTCgatttttagatattttttaaatgcgaTTAATAGGGCCTTGCATATGTTTTACTAA